The DNA region ATAATTGCATTAGATAAAAAGGTAACAATATCCGTAGAGACGAAAGTGACACTACGCGAGGGAAGACTGTAGTTCTCAGGACACGGGTTCAATTTTCGGATGCGAATCGTTTGTCAGCGACGTGCAAAGATATGGCGGCTGATCCGGCAGCTTCGTTTCCCATGAGGGTCCATGACGACCCCACGGGATTTCTATGCAATAGAGGTACTTTCGAGAGGTACTCCGAGATTCTTTTTGAATGTGTTCTTAGCAGAATTTTTGTGTACTCGTGTAAACAGGCGTGAGATCGTTTCGGTTCGACGATAATTAAGTGACGTAGACAGTGAAAGATATCGACACCTTACGAACTATCGAATCGAGGAAGCTTGAGAAGCTCTCGAGTCGTCTGTACGTCGTGAATGTCTAATTGTAAGACCATCCCGTTAGCATCGACGACGCGATCGTCGAGATCGAAGGATTGTCGGTCGATATTAGGATTCGCGAAAATTGAATGTAATTCCTCGCGCGACAATGTTCTTGTACAAAGATTCCAACGGACGACAGGAAGAGCTTGATCGCAAAGAGAAAGAAGcgacgttttctttttttatttattcgacgAGTTGAACGAAATTCGTATTCGGAGCGAGGATCAAACAAAATGTGTTCGAAGAGATGTGAACGATTCGAAAGATTCGTGATGAAAAGTAAAATCTCCCCGGAGATTGTACAACTCGATTAGCGGAATATGTAATTCGGAGGTACGCGACGTGAAAGCGAATGTGAAAATGAAGGGATGGTTATCAGAGCGGGGGTAATTAGCAATGGCGTCTGGCAGAGTTTTTAACCGCAGTTCGTAGATGTAACCTCTACCTAGGCCAATAAAAAGAACGTAAAATAGTTTTTAAGTCGGTATTATTTATATTCGTGTAAGGAACGGAAGCGAGGCAAAGAGTAATGGACGTTTATTGTGTGTACATCGTAATGATATCGACATTTATATATAGTTGATTCTAATCCCAAGTATCCGATAAAGCAAACTCGATTTCATCATTTATATCCGGTGCAAGATGATTCATCAGCAAAAAAAACGACGCGTCACCAGGTATGTTAACCGTACGATTATGCATTCGAAATAAATAGTGTGTTCATTTAAGTAAAACCTTGTTTCACTACCTACCTACTTCGGCGTCGCGTCGGCTGTAATCGTTGAAAAGAGAAGGAAATAGACGACAAGTCAGTTGCAAATGTAACAATCGTATATTTGTTCCGATTTAATACTTTTACTTTATACAATTTCAATATCAGAAGGTACTTCAACTTATTCTATAGTTTCATTAATCGGAAAAGTGACGgataagaataaaatattaataaaaaaaaaagaaacgacgaGCGCGGCCAATGATACAAAAACTCACTGAACCCATCTAATCCAGCGGGTTGCTCTTGACGAAACGCTATCGAATCACCTAAGCTCCTCTTGATACTGCGTACGATAAAAACGTGGTTAGCAGAATTCTTTCGAAGTAATTAGCCACTACGTTTCATTTGATCCACCTACaaggggtggccaacctgtggCGCCTACTTATTCTTTTAAAGTAGGCGCCATATAACTGCATCCATCTTCATATCTTCAACACTTGAGTGCTTTCAGTTCATACAGCCTTCTTGCAATTGTAGGATCTAGCCTTCTCGTCGAAGAGATCATTTGATTTGTGCTCCGCACGTCTTTCGAACCGGCGTAAATGAATGAATTTAGTTGTATGACGTATGATATGTACAAGATTGGCCACCCCTAAACCATTTGCATCCGCGGCCGTTCGGTTTACGGTCACGCGAACGAATTTGAACGCCGAATGCAAATAGGCTGATCAACGTTGCAATTAGAATCGCATAAGTCGGCCGATCGAGAACTAGCCCACGAAGCGCATACAGCAAAATGTTACATAACCGACCGGAGAAATCCCTGAGCTCGCTCCTCTTCCTTGCCGCTACTAATTTGAGCACTGTTCCTCCTTCCGATGCTTGCTCCACAAACATCGTGTCGCAACAGTAAAAATCCTTCCGACGCGAAAACAATTTTACtctcgagagtgtaacttgcgtcgaacacatgatcgatGGCAATCTCGGTCGACCAACAGCTGAGCGTTAAGGCCAGCAAACTTCCAAGGTTTAAATTGCGAATAGAAAACCATTAATTGACATAAATTGAACGATCAACTAACAGTCTAGTCCTACGTGTGAGAAATTCGTTTAATCTAGAGTCTACGATAATCGGAGGTGTTAGGAACGTAATGGAAAATGTTTGTCGCATCGTTCCACCTTCACGGTCCAATTTACAATAGATCTTTCAAAGCGATCTACGATGCCAATAAAATCGTGCTCCTCGTCTTTAGAGTTTTCGCTGGAGGATAAATAGCGAATAGAGAAAACCATTAATTGACATAAATTGAACAATCAACTAACAGTCTAGTCCTACGTGTGAGAAATTCGTTGGATCTAAGATCTACAATCGTCGTAGGTGTGGGGACGTAATGGAAAATGTTTGTCGCGTCGTTCCACCTTCACGGTCCAAtttacaatcgatcttctaaagcGATCTACGATGCCGATAAAATCGAAGTTCATGAAGTATTGAGATGCTGAAGAAAATTCTCGGACAAGTGAGCGAAGAGGAATAAAATCTCGGTGTTAGAACGACACGTGCATCTAGGGAATGCAGTACTTGCGAGAAAAGTTACTCGTGTCTCTACGACATTCGAAAGCGAAGAAAGTTGGACCGTAAAGCGCCGTCGCCTTGTTCAGCTCATCTAGTAAGCTCACCGACGATCGCAAACGTCCGAAGATGAAACAGCTTGAATACATTATACAGATGTGTACGTACATACACGTGACACGTTAAGTAATCGAATACGCCATTGACGAACCACGAGTCGAGCGACGATAGACTTCCACGAGAAAGACGAAAATGCAAACGGGTAAACGATAAATGCATCGTTTCTTTTATAAACTCTACGCGGTGTTGTCGCTGCAACGAAATGTTGCGACAGGGAATTATAAAAACGTTCAGAAAAGATCGGTGATGGACACGAAAGAGGGACAGATGTAATACTACTAAGAAACTGCTCGCGATCACGCGATCACGAGTACGAAAATTCTCCTAAAATCGAAAGGTATTGCAACGCCGAGGATTCAGTTAGAATCAGTCCTCGTCAGCCAAGGGGAAATAGAATCGGCGACCAAACGAAGCTTTGAACACGAGATCCAGCGACTGTCTTCCGACAGCGTGGAGAAGAGAACGAACGAAATCGTCGGCAAGGTACCCTGTACCTCAGACCGAGTTCTTCTCTTTGAGCAACGCGTCGATATCCTTGAGGATGTCGTCGGACGCCATGTCTAGCGTCAGATAGTCCTCCTCGTTCACATTCAAGAGACTGTCGCAGGTCTCTTTGGGATCATCCGTGGAGCGAGTGGTGGTGGTGGATGCCTTTTTCTCTTCGTTGACATCCAACTGGCTCTGGTCCTCGTCGGTGCTGCTGTCGCAAAGCCTGATCTCCACCTCGCTCCTCTTGCCTAAGCTGGTCGACTCGGTCGACTCGGAACTGTTCAGCCTCTCGAGTCCAGGATTCGCTGGACTCTTTCTCTCGCTAGTCTGCGGAGGCTTGCACGATCCGTCGGCTTCGCTGAGGGAGATGAGCCTCTTCGGCGACCTCCTCAGCTTAACCGGCGGCGCGTTGCCCGAGAACCCGATGTTGTTCGCGCTGTTACACCTAATCTTACGCCTGCCACCGACGTCCTCGTGACTGTCGTCTTCGAGGGTTCTCTTGACTCCTCTGACGCCGGCAGTCTCTCGGAGCTCGGTCAGCGTTTTCAAGGTGTCTTTCAGCAAATCGGCGGActctccgtcaccggagctgtCCAGAGATGTTGTCTCTGTCGGTGGTTTCGACTCGTCCTCCTCCTGCATCGCTTTGCGACGTTTCCTTCGTCGGATCTCTTCCAAGCTGAGCACTTCGAAGTTCAGGCTCTTGTCGCCGTTCTTTTCCTTGTCGTTCGTCGGGTACGGACTCGCTTTCCTGTCCTTGCGAATCTTGATTTTGCCTCCGGCCACGTCTCCCGGATGCTCCGAAGTCTCCATCATCTGGTACGAGTAATATGCCGCGCTCTCGGCCTGGATCTCCTCCAATCTGATCTCTTCGTAGGTCTTGCAGTAAGGAACCCTCGGTTGCGGCTTTACCGGTGATGGTACACTTTCATTGTCCGACTCTGGAAGAAACACAGGACCAAATGCAAGAATATGTTTTACTCGAGAATGGTCTTTCGACGCTCCTCAACGCCAGGCAGTCTAATCCTCGGCCGGCATCAACTCTttttctttcctctctctctctctttcgtttaTACATGTACATCCTTCACATGTGGCGTACGCTAGTCTAAAGTTTCTCAATTTCCGAGCCGTTTCGATTTTTGTTTGTTCATTTTTGCTCCTCGTGTAGGTCTAAGCGGCTTTAAGGAATTTTGATTTCTAATGTAAGCGAATTCTAGTCGGAAAAAGGAGAGTGTTTAGTACAGTTCCAATACTTTGATCGATATATTTCCTTGAccgttccctctctctctgcctctctcactcgcattctctctctctctctatctcgatACTTGCGGACATTTCAACCTTCGACACTGAAACATTTACGAGCGAATACTGCCATCTCCCGTTTCGCTTCTCGTCTTCGTGATTACTCTGTCTTCGGATCTCATTCGCGACTTAGGGGATCTCTAGAAGCTTGAAAGCTGGTTCAGCCTCGTCCCAGCCGTAGTGTTTTGCTTCGGGCTTCTTTCCACTTCGAACCGACCGAAAACCGTTCCGGAAATCGCCTTCTGTAGCCCGACCGGTAGCCTACCTTTTCTTCGCTTTCGAAAAAAAGGTATTTCAAACGACGGAAGGAGTCTCATCGAGGAATCGTTCGACGAGGAACTCTAAGAACATGAATGGAACTCGTTCGAACTGTTACGATAGTTGCGAAAAGAATAAAACGCGGAGATAACACGGCGTTACGAAATAATCGTCCCGTAATCGCGTTACATTCGATAGTTCTATTTTCGGACGGCGATATCACCATTGAAAAATTCTCGGCCGTTCCTCTTACAGATAAAATCGCAACAACTGTTGTCGAAACGCGTCTTTTATGGGTCCATGGAATGTACAAATGCAACCAGAGGAAAAATGTATTTGTTGTGATCAATTTACTATCATAAAGTATCTGTAATATCATTTCGTTTACATccgataaataaattttactaACACGTACAAAAAAAAAGTATCAACAAGTATCAGACCGATGCAAAGAACCAACCATAATCGGAACAAAGTGATGTAATCGACCAAAGTCACACCCCGGGAAGTCTATTTTCTATGTATCTCCGCGTCTCCCGAAGAAAGTTAGCTGACGGTgagaattgtaaaaataaaacgaGTGATCATCAGCGATCGATTCCATTTGTCCCGGCTATAGTCATCGATTACAGGGATATTAACATATAGTGTCGTAGAAACAGAAAACAAGACGCGCTAGGGTGAGTATATCGCCGCGTTGGGCGCCGCACGTTGGCGTTCGTCtcgttctctttcttcttcttcattgtATCAAGTTTATTGAAATCCAAGTATCAtctcaataaaaattaatgatttcCATTCGTTTACATCAATTCATATAGCAAGGAATTACGGGTCGCGTATAATTAGCATTGTACTCTCGGCAGAACGAAGTCCTCGTCGCGCGAGAGATACAAAAAAAAGGACTCATTCTCGCCTTCGTTTCGCTGATTAATCGCCGAATCAACCGGTTTACACGTGTGTCCGTCGATGCAACGACAATTTCCTTAGCCGATTtggtagattgcggattttatgcgttcgaGACGAAAATGAGTATACGGCGGCGACAGATCGACCGGAGAACGCGTGTCGGAATAATTTAAGAGCATCAaactcgcataaagatccgcagtccgttTCCTTAGTTGTTAGTCGCAACCTCGCATTCCGAGTGCCACTGAAATGATACTGGCtacaattcaaataataaagAAGCTCCACGACCGGAAGAGATCGATCATGTCGCAACGAAGAAAGGTACGCCGCGAAACAAAAACCGAAACAAAGACCGAAATTGTCGTTGCTCGAAAGGGGTTCGCAGAACCAATTTTATTTCCTATATTCGGTTAATGCCGCGAAAAAAAACAATCGTTGTACAATCGTAAACGAAATCGTTCGGTTTCCGGAAATTATAACAATAACAGCGATAGCATTGACACACAATGTCCATCTTTTTCTCCATCCGTACCACCGTATGGCAGAACGGCagcaacaataaataaaagaagaaaaagagaagaaCAAGACGGAAGATAAACGATTGATGAAATAATTCGAGCAGAaaaccactctctctctctctctcttactctctctctctctctctcactctctctctctgtgtctgCGCCGACGATGCAAGAACAATGATTGCAGCTGGACGCACTCAATAAATAACGATcacgaaaaaggaaaaaatagaaaaaaaaacaaacagatTATCGAGATACCTTCGAAAACTCGAGCCGAATCGATAAAAATAGTaaagattaataataataataaaaaaaaggaaaaacgaaGGAACTTTCAGAGAACGTTGATTATTCTATGCGATTAACAAATACATAGAAGAAAAATAATGATCGTAGACTTTGCTAATCGTTCTAAAATTTCGAGAGAGAACTAGGATGCAAGCTCCTTGATTAAAGCATTTTGGTGCACGATGTTTTTGTCTGTGATTACAATTACACGACTCGCCGACGAGCCTCGCATCACATCGAAACAGAAACCGATCGTCGTTGATCGACGATCCTAAAGAATCAAAACTCCTAAAATAGatgattacagtatgtatatattgcTAAATGCATTGATTATCGACTAAACATCGACGCAATTTACGACTACTCCTTTTAGCGGAGAAATTCGAGGGCGAAGCACGTCGGCGTCGCCCCCATGGTCACCCCATAGGCGTTCGCACCGATCGATCGCTTTTCTAAACACCTCTAAACAAAATCTAACGTGCTATGAAAATCAAGGTCGTCGCCGGCGACACAAGTCCAGCTGCTGAtccctttcctttttttctctctctctctctctctcgtaaagTATAGTTATAGGTAGGTGCTCGCACACTATCTCTTCTCTTAATATATtcacgcacacacacgcacTCTCGAGGAAGTTACATGCGTTTACAGGccgtttcatttttttcattttcttttctttgtcGGTCAAAGACAATTTTTTTGGATTTTGGGagattgaaaatatttctcACACTAATATTCTcctttaaacatttttcttttttgttttgtttttttcttttcgtttggTAGTAATAGGCTAGCCACAGAAATTGTCG from Lasioglossum baleicum chromosome 11, iyLasBale1, whole genome shotgun sequence includes:
- the LOC143213509 gene encoding uncharacterized protein LOC143213509 isoform X1 translates to MARKRSRIFGFHRKFTPSYLLPNSVYTKGATKYYGRTIYLNLCASRFSVWVKAKGQKRSHLRNHCHHIKEHDHSSFYQFLQMEHSYKNTDCYFFYYSTCKKGDECPFRHEPSALGCETMCIYWQQGKCLDEHCTYRHMELKKNRKAIPCYWETQPGGCRKPHCSFMHKSARTITSNPINPVKNSELTPKSLNQEWLNRQDDAKYDGNSTESDQGRGSSEAGSFIGSPAVDPLIVKFEEESDNESVPSPVKPQPRVPYCKTYEEIRLEEIQAESAAYYSYQMMETSEHPGDVAGGKIKIRKDRKASPYPTNDKEKNGDKSLNFEVLSLEEIRRRKRRKAMQEEDESKPPTETTSLDSSGDGESADLLKDTLKTLTELRETAGVRGVKRTLEDDSHEDVGGRRKIRCNSANNIGFSGNAPPVKLRRSPKRLISLSEADGSCKPPQTSERKSPANPGLERLNSSESTESTSLGKRSEVEIRLCDSSTDEDQSQLDVNEEKKASTTTTRSTDDPKETCDSLLNVNEEDYLTLDMASDDILKDIDALLKEKNSV
- the LOC143213509 gene encoding uncharacterized protein LOC143213509 isoform X2 — encoded protein: MFRTKCKEHDHSSFYQFLQMEHSYKNTDCYFFYYSTCKKGDECPFRHEPSALGCETMCIYWQQGKCLDEHCTYRHMELKKNRKAIPCYWETQPGGCRKPHCSFMHKSARTITSNPINPVKNSELTPKSLNQEWLNRQDDAKYDGNSTESDQGRGSSEAGSFIGSPAVDPLIVKFEEESDNESVPSPVKPQPRVPYCKTYEEIRLEEIQAESAAYYSYQMMETSEHPGDVAGGKIKIRKDRKASPYPTNDKEKNGDKSLNFEVLSLEEIRRRKRRKAMQEEDESKPPTETTSLDSSGDGESADLLKDTLKTLTELRETAGVRGVKRTLEDDSHEDVGGRRKIRCNSANNIGFSGNAPPVKLRRSPKRLISLSEADGSCKPPQTSERKSPANPGLERLNSSESTESTSLGKRSEVEIRLCDSSTDEDQSQLDVNEEKKASTTTTRSTDDPKETCDSLLNVNEEDYLTLDMASDDILKDIDALLKEKNSV